A stretch of Lysinibacillus agricola DNA encodes these proteins:
- a CDS encoding VOC family protein yields the protein MGRLVHFEIHVSDMERAKKFYGEVFGWSFKDWSDYAGMPYFGAVTGNADEPGVDGALMQRQGASPEPNQALNGFACTMGVENYDVTEAKVLENGGKVAMPKYALPGMAWQGYYIDTEGNIFGIHQPDENAK from the coding sequence ATGGGGAGATTAGTTCATTTCGAAATTCATGTAAGTGACATGGAACGTGCAAAGAAATTTTATGGAGAGGTATTTGGTTGGTCATTTAAAGACTGGAGTGATTATGCGGGAATGCCTTACTTTGGAGCGGTGACTGGCAATGCAGACGAACCTGGAGTCGATGGTGCTTTAATGCAACGTCAAGGTGCTTCTCCAGAACCAAACCAAGCTTTAAATGGATTTGCTTGTACAATGGGCGTGGAAAATTACGATGTAACGGAAGCTAAAGTTCTTGAGAATGGCGGCAAGGTTGCAATGCCGAAATATGCTCTGCCTGGAATGGCGTGGCAAGGATACTATATCGATACCGAAGGCAATATATTCGGAATTCATCAACCCGATGAAAATGCAAAATAG
- a CDS encoding LysR family transcriptional regulator, whose protein sequence is MELRDLQIFKSVANHGSVSHAAKELNYVQSNVTARIKLLEKELQTPLFYRHKKGMTLNPEGRKMLTYVNKILQDVEEMKQVFLDSDTPTGTLKIGTVETVSILPTILASYYKGYPNVDLTLQAGLTEELIKKVADHQLDGAFITGPIKHPLLEQYDVYTENLVLISQNKSFRIEEFMTTPLLVSNQGCGYRSKLELWLKDEGLLPKRIMEFNILETILNSVAIGLGVTLVPQSAAEHLSTTGKVHCHPIPKKYGTISTVFIRRKDAYMTNSMECFLKTIAEHQKKT, encoded by the coding sequence ATGGAACTGCGAGATTTACAGATTTTCAAAAGTGTCGCAAATCACGGAAGCGTCAGCCATGCTGCAAAAGAATTGAATTATGTACAATCCAATGTAACGGCACGTATTAAGCTATTAGAAAAGGAGCTCCAAACGCCGCTTTTTTATCGTCATAAAAAAGGGATGACATTAAATCCAGAAGGGCGAAAAATGCTTACTTACGTTAATAAGATTTTGCAGGATGTCGAAGAAATGAAACAAGTATTTTTAGATAGTGATACACCGACCGGGACATTAAAAATCGGTACAGTTGAAACAGTGAGTATATTACCAACCATTCTAGCCTCTTACTATAAGGGATATCCTAATGTCGACTTAACACTACAAGCTGGTTTAACTGAGGAACTTATTAAAAAAGTAGCGGATCACCAATTAGATGGAGCTTTTATAACTGGACCAATTAAACATCCGCTTTTAGAACAATATGATGTATATACCGAAAATCTCGTTCTCATTTCACAAAACAAATCCTTTCGTATCGAGGAATTTATGACTACACCACTCCTTGTTTCTAATCAAGGTTGCGGATATCGTTCCAAGCTAGAACTCTGGCTCAAAGATGAGGGTTTACTGCCAAAAAGAATCATGGAATTTAATATATTAGAGACAATTTTAAACAGTGTTGCCATTGGTCTTGGCGTTACACTTGTACCGCAATCGGCTGCTGAACATCTATCTACCACAGGCAAGGTTCATTGTCATCCAATTCCTAAAAAATACGGAACTATTTCAACCGTCTTTATACGACGAAAAGATGCATACATGACAAACTCGATGGAATGTTTTTTAAAAACAATTGCTGAGCATCAGAAAAAGACCTAG
- a CDS encoding DMT family transporter codes for MIACLIASMSWGAMFPVADHALKYINPFYFSTIRYGAVSIVLIILLWMKEGKKAFRLEGKGKLLVFFGIMAFTVYNVLVFLGQMLMGKSGVMVASIMEALMPMISIAILWGYKHVKPKKYMVSSMIIAFVGAVFVITKGDMSFFLTLKQNLVSLAFILIGVVGWVIYTMGGQTFNDWSTLRYSTLTCVFGTAVTGIITMIITMQGYVSVPSTEMIFAIKYDLLFMMTLPGIVALLSWNYGVKILSSINGILFINFVPITTLVIMMIQGYKITIFDVAGTLLVISALIWNNICQRREEKTNPQVIQEEEELRQAV; via the coding sequence ATGATCGCGTGTTTAATTGCAAGTATGTCATGGGGAGCCATGTTTCCAGTTGCAGATCATGCACTTAAATATATAAATCCATTTTATTTTTCAACTATTCGATATGGGGCAGTATCGATTGTATTAATCATTTTATTATGGATGAAAGAAGGGAAGAAAGCGTTTCGTTTAGAGGGGAAAGGTAAGCTGCTCGTTTTCTTTGGAATCATGGCGTTTACTGTTTACAATGTGCTTGTATTTTTAGGCCAGATGTTAATGGGGAAATCCGGCGTTATGGTAGCTTCGATTATGGAAGCACTCATGCCAATGATTTCGATTGCTATTCTTTGGGGGTACAAACATGTGAAACCGAAGAAGTATATGGTTAGCAGCATGATCATTGCTTTTGTTGGAGCTGTTTTTGTTATTACTAAAGGCGATATGAGTTTCTTTCTTACACTGAAACAGAATCTAGTTTCGCTCGCATTCATTTTAATTGGTGTTGTAGGATGGGTTATTTATACAATGGGCGGTCAAACATTTAATGATTGGTCTACTCTTCGCTATTCAACATTAACATGTGTATTTGGCACAGCTGTAACAGGTATCATCACAATGATCATCACGATGCAAGGGTATGTATCAGTCCCAAGTACGGAAATGATTTTTGCTATTAAATATGATTTATTGTTTATGATGACACTGCCAGGTATTGTAGCATTGCTTAGTTGGAATTATGGTGTGAAAATCCTATCATCCATTAATGGAATTTTATTTATAAATTTTGTTCCAATTACTACATTGGTCATTATGATGATACAAGGATATAAAATAACAATCTTTGATGTAGCAGGGACCCTACTTGTTATTTCAGCTCTTATTTGGAATAACATATGTCAGCGTAGAGAAGAAAAAACGAATCCGCAGGTTATACAAGAGGAAGAAGAATTACGGCAGGCTGTTTAA
- a CDS encoding tetratricopeptide repeat protein, with protein sequence MNINQKAIELLEKNEYEDALKLFQKAVDESRTVQSLTNLAWIYCYEEYKDTIAEVLLEEVINMKPSSYFPYNLLGEIYIRQKKWEYAKEILVTSISIHPTKTAYNNLAVANYHLGNLEDASKYFLFASENSDYAMYCHVKCLIELGKLNEAKIKVDKFSKDDDEFVGEVDVANLYVELGFYKEAIEWFVKGWDIYWKQPNWISRYVYALLKLNNSTHAHDILNEVIKQKIEEIKEAYEEECDEDWSEIDKQANIKECLDEKKEYERMFERISSGYIPTREFDPSIQTACYLFGCTRHNHAEYQE encoded by the coding sequence TTGAATATTAATCAAAAAGCTATTGAATTACTTGAAAAAAATGAATATGAAGATGCATTAAAGTTATTTCAAAAAGCAGTAGATGAATCAAGAACTGTACAATCTTTAACTAATCTTGCTTGGATATATTGTTATGAAGAATATAAAGACACAATAGCCGAGGTTTTGTTGGAAGAAGTTATTAATATGAAGCCCTCCTCATATTTTCCATATAATTTGTTAGGTGAAATTTATATTAGGCAAAAAAAGTGGGAATACGCAAAAGAAATATTAGTAACATCTATTTCTATCCACCCTACCAAAACCGCTTATAATAATTTAGCCGTTGCTAATTATCATCTTGGAAACTTGGAAGACGCTTCGAAATATTTTCTTTTTGCTTCAGAAAACTCTGATTATGCAATGTATTGCCATGTAAAATGTTTGATTGAGTTAGGAAAATTAAATGAGGCAAAAATTAAAGTTGATAAATTTTCAAAAGATGACGATGAGTTTGTCGGTGAAGTTGATGTAGCGAATTTATATGTAGAGTTGGGTTTTTATAAAGAAGCTATTGAGTGGTTTGTAAAGGGGTGGGATATTTATTGGAAACAACCTAATTGGATTAGTCGATATGTTTATGCACTGCTCAAACTAAATAATTCAACACATGCTCATGATATACTAAATGAAGTCATCAAACAAAAAATAGAAGAAATCAAAGAAGCCTATGAAGAAGAATGTGATGAAGATTGGTCAGAAATCGACAAACAGGCCAACATTAAAGAATGTCTTGATGAAAAGAAAGAGTATGAACGAATGTTTGAACGAATCTCGTCTGGATACATTCCTACCAGGGAATTTGATCCTTCTATCCAGACAGCCTGTTATCTATTTGGTTGCACTCGTCATAATCATGCTGAGTATCAAGAATAA
- a CDS encoding sensor histidine kinase yields the protein MMGILDLERFTSLSNEQCEIILDVAQNLQIMADLSQADIFIDCLLEEDNASLVVAEAKPTTISSLYKKSMLGKITFEEMEPGVLFSLKTGKPIFGSRGITEERGIMQQDIVPIKDRHGKTIAVLIKERDISQVVQNEKNIEQLMKAANSEDKQRVFHAIVVQEIHHRVKNNLQVISSLLRLQMQQSHSVEVAEVFHDSISRISSMALVHDYLAQRGTEEADIKVLLQQISTLLVSSSIIPGQQIVVSVEGESVFCPSDKATAVALIINELVQNSIKHAFPSQNYGEIVINLGRRKQMVTITVMDDGCGIGDSFSLGEMSSLGLHLVDMLVEERLQGVLSFPQSDKGTKVSITFPIIATEIN from the coding sequence ATGATGGGAATATTAGATTTAGAACGATTTACAAGTTTATCAAACGAACAGTGTGAAATTATTTTAGATGTGGCTCAAAACCTTCAAATAATGGCTGACCTTTCTCAAGCAGATATATTTATTGATTGTCTTTTGGAAGAAGATAATGCATCTTTAGTTGTAGCTGAAGCAAAACCTACTACTATCTCATCTTTGTATAAAAAAAGTATGTTAGGGAAGATAACATTTGAAGAAATGGAGCCTGGTGTTTTATTTAGTTTAAAAACTGGAAAGCCAATTTTTGGATCAAGAGGGATTACGGAAGAGCGCGGAATAATGCAACAAGATATTGTTCCTATAAAAGACCGGCATGGGAAGACCATTGCGGTATTAATTAAAGAAAGAGATATCTCACAGGTAGTACAAAACGAAAAAAATATAGAGCAACTTATGAAAGCGGCCAATAGTGAAGACAAACAACGTGTATTTCATGCCATTGTCGTTCAGGAAATTCATCATCGCGTTAAAAATAATTTACAGGTTATTTCCAGTTTGTTGCGGTTACAAATGCAACAATCTCACTCGGTGGAAGTAGCTGAGGTATTTCACGATAGTATATCTCGTATATCAAGTATGGCTTTGGTTCATGATTATTTGGCCCAGCGTGGAACTGAGGAAGCAGATATTAAAGTTTTACTACAACAAATATCTACTTTACTAGTCTCCTCGTCCATTATTCCAGGTCAACAAATTGTTGTGTCTGTTGAGGGGGAATCTGTATTCTGTCCTTCAGATAAAGCAACAGCCGTTGCGCTGATTATCAATGAGTTAGTTCAAAATAGCATAAAACATGCTTTTCCTTCACAAAATTACGGGGAAATTGTGATAAATTTAGGACGACGAAAACAAATGGTTACTATTACAGTAATGGATGATGGATGTGGAATTGGTGATTCTTTTTCTTTAGGTGAGATGTCATCTTTAGGATTACATCTTGTAGATATGTTAGTTGAAGAGAGGCTACAAGGAGTTCTTTCATTCCCTCAGTCTGATAAAGGGACAAAAGTTTCAATAACTTTTCCGATAATAGCTACCGAAATTAATTAA
- a CDS encoding ethanolamine ammonia-lyase subunit EutB has translation MKLSCVVKGTHYTFSSVREVLAKASEAKSGDVMARVAAESSLERMAAKVVLSEMQLKEIYENPVIPYEMDEVTRLIYDDISDTIYKDIQGWTVGELRNYILLSDTGTDQLLKLSRGLTSEMISAVAKLMSSIDLVLASQKMKYQAHCNTTIGEPGRLAFRCQPNHPNDVPEGILYSIKEGLSFGAGDAVIGINPNVDTIESVKKLLTLSHEFIEKWQIPTQNCVLAHITTQMEALKQGAPIALMFQSLAGTQKGNEAFGISKKILDEGYEMMARYGTSTGPNFMYFETGQGSEVSLNADFGVDMQTLESRSYGYARHWKPFMVNTVSGFIGPETLYDGRQLIRADLEDGFMGKLHGLPMGIAPTYTNHMDADQNDQEVAGIITAVAGANFYMGVPGGDDVMLNYQDTSYHDDASLREILGLRPLREFEKWLENMGLMENGKLTKRAGDLSIFD, from the coding sequence ATGAAATTGTCCTGTGTGGTAAAAGGAACTCATTATACGTTTTCGTCGGTAAGGGAGGTACTTGCAAAAGCAAGTGAAGCTAAATCTGGGGATGTGATGGCGCGTGTAGCAGCTGAATCATCACTTGAGCGCATGGCAGCAAAAGTGGTACTTAGCGAGATGCAGTTGAAAGAAATTTATGAGAATCCAGTTATTCCGTATGAGATGGATGAAGTAACACGCTTGATTTATGATGATATTAGCGACACGATATACAAAGATATTCAAGGTTGGACAGTCGGTGAACTGAGAAATTATATTCTGTTATCTGATACAGGTACAGATCAATTATTGAAACTTTCAAGGGGACTAACAAGTGAAATGATTTCAGCTGTTGCCAAGCTGATGTCAAGCATTGATCTTGTTCTTGCTTCGCAGAAAATGAAGTATCAAGCACATTGCAATACAACAATTGGAGAGCCTGGTCGCTTAGCATTTCGTTGTCAGCCAAACCATCCAAATGATGTTCCAGAAGGCATTTTGTATTCCATAAAGGAAGGGTTGTCCTTCGGAGCAGGTGATGCAGTTATTGGTATCAATCCGAATGTGGATACGATTGAATCCGTCAAAAAACTATTGACACTTTCACATGAATTTATTGAGAAATGGCAAATTCCAACACAAAATTGTGTTTTGGCTCATATAACAACACAAATGGAAGCTTTAAAACAAGGGGCACCTATCGCACTTATGTTTCAAAGTTTAGCAGGTACACAAAAAGGGAATGAAGCATTTGGTATATCTAAAAAAATTCTTGATGAAGGCTATGAGATGATGGCTCGATATGGTACATCTACAGGCCCAAACTTTATGTATTTTGAAACAGGACAAGGTTCGGAGGTATCTTTAAATGCTGATTTTGGGGTAGATATGCAAACTCTTGAATCAAGAAGCTACGGTTATGCACGTCACTGGAAGCCTTTCATGGTAAATACCGTTTCTGGCTTTATTGGACCGGAGACACTATATGATGGACGCCAATTAATTAGAGCCGATCTTGAAGATGGATTTATGGGGAAATTGCATGGTTTACCAATGGGGATTGCTCCAACTTATACAAATCATATGGATGCCGACCAAAATGATCAGGAAGTTGCCGGTATAATAACGGCAGTTGCAGGAGCGAATTTTTACATGGGAGTACCGGGTGGAGATGATGTCATGCTTAATTATCAAGATACAAGCTATCACGATGATGCTAGTTTGCGTGAGATCCTGGGCTTACGACCACTTCGGGAATTTGAAAAATGGTTGGAGAATATGGGCCTGATGGAAAATGGAAAGTTGACAAAACGTGCAGGGGATTTATCAATTTTTGATTAA
- a CDS encoding IS110 family transposase translates to MNSNTNKKINQVTENTLVIGIDIAKKKHYACAVDERGRVLQKSFPFSQSRGGFDAFYERILALRATHEKSEILVGFEPTGHYWMNLAAYLTLHGIPFVMVNPHHVNRSKELDDNLQTKNDQKDALVIARLLRDGRFSYPRILEGVEAELRNGATLRSKIQEDLNAIQNRIIRWIDRFFPEFMTVFKDFGKMAYAALEMTPLPSDIQGKAPEELLFLYRQVKGMKSPQLPKAKRLVEVAQHSIGLTEGLVMARIEIATLLTQYKLMQSQLDTLTEQLTELAKEMTDYDYLNSVPGISNGTIVELLSEVGSLTQYDHPRQLIKLAGLTLRENSSGQHKGQKRISKRGRRKLRALLFRVMMPLIRHNEAFKKLHEYYTTRTVNPLRKKQSIVVLCGKLLKILHTLCKKRVYFDVSYMMKDLYCLVKAA, encoded by the coding sequence ATGAATTCTAATACGAACAAAAAAATTAATCAAGTCACTGAAAACACTTTAGTCATCGGCATCGATATTGCCAAGAAAAAGCACTATGCTTGTGCCGTAGATGAACGAGGGCGAGTGCTCCAAAAATCATTTCCTTTCTCTCAATCAAGAGGAGGATTCGATGCTTTTTATGAAAGAATACTCGCTTTACGTGCCACACATGAAAAAAGCGAAATTCTCGTGGGATTTGAACCCACTGGGCACTACTGGATGAACCTAGCAGCGTACCTTACTCTTCATGGGATTCCGTTTGTCATGGTAAATCCGCATCATGTGAACCGTTCAAAGGAATTGGATGATAATCTTCAAACGAAGAATGATCAAAAGGATGCCCTTGTCATTGCGCGATTACTGCGTGATGGACGTTTCAGTTATCCACGTATTCTAGAAGGCGTAGAAGCTGAATTACGAAATGGTGCAACGTTACGGTCCAAAATCCAAGAAGACCTAAATGCCATACAAAATCGTATCATTCGTTGGATTGATCGTTTCTTTCCGGAATTTATGACGGTGTTTAAAGACTTCGGAAAAATGGCTTATGCGGCGCTTGAAATGACACCACTACCTAGTGATATTCAAGGGAAGGCGCCAGAAGAGTTATTGTTTTTGTATCGCCAAGTGAAGGGAATGAAATCGCCCCAACTACCAAAAGCGAAACGATTAGTTGAGGTAGCACAGCACTCCATTGGACTGACAGAGGGACTCGTGATGGCACGAATAGAAATTGCCACACTTCTCACACAGTACAAATTGATGCAAAGCCAATTAGACACTTTAACAGAACAGTTAACCGAACTAGCAAAAGAAATGACGGACTATGACTACTTAAATTCTGTCCCAGGCATCAGCAACGGAACGATTGTCGAGCTACTTTCAGAAGTCGGTTCACTCACACAATATGACCATCCACGCCAATTAATTAAACTAGCGGGACTTACATTACGTGAAAACTCTTCTGGACAACACAAAGGACAAAAACGAATATCCAAGCGAGGAAGAAGAAAGTTACGGGCTCTTTTATTTCGAGTCATGATGCCGTTAATTCGTCATAATGAAGCCTTTAAGAAATTACATGAATATTACACCACGCGCACCGTCAATCCCCTTCGAAAGAAGCAATCGATTGTCGTGCTCTGTGGAAAGTTACTGAAGATTTTACACACCTTATGCAAGAAGAGAGTGTATTTTGATGTAAGCTACATGATGAAAGATCTGTATTGTCTCGTAAAGGCAGCCTAG
- the eutC gene encoding ethanolamine ammonia-lyase subunit EutC, whose translation MDIQEIVQRVVEEVKKNMNLPKADTDQKTEEIIYFPEERIQGVDEPHNAASIERAQSITPARIGIGRTGTRMLTTSYLQFLIDHAAAQDAVSRDVSDDFLQNMGLQKLETKASDMKSYLMDLDSGRKLSDESVKFLEKNGDKGKEVQIIICDGLSSSAVEANVVDLLPALIQGLKLKNISVAKPFFIKRGRVWVQDEVAAIVNCDLVISLIGERPGLNTDESLSAYMIYRPTEKTVEADRTVISNIHKEGLTSLEAGAYLSDLIEQMLLAKCTGVSFAQQRSFNM comes from the coding sequence ATGGATATTCAAGAAATTGTTCAAAGAGTAGTAGAAGAAGTGAAGAAAAATATGAATTTGCCAAAAGCCGATACCGATCAAAAAACAGAAGAAATCATATATTTCCCCGAAGAACGGATACAAGGGGTAGACGAACCACATAACGCTGCATCTATTGAGCGAGCACAAAGTATTACGCCTGCCCGTATTGGTATTGGTCGAACTGGAACCCGTATGTTAACGACAAGTTATTTACAATTTTTGATTGATCATGCAGCTGCACAGGATGCTGTGTCAAGAGATGTAAGTGATGATTTTCTTCAGAATATGGGTTTGCAAAAACTGGAGACAAAAGCTAGCGATATGAAATCTTACTTAATGGATTTAGATTCTGGACGAAAGTTATCAGATGAATCAGTGAAGTTTCTTGAGAAAAACGGGGATAAAGGAAAAGAAGTACAAATTATTATTTGTGATGGCTTGAGTTCCTCGGCTGTGGAAGCTAATGTAGTTGATTTACTACCTGCTTTAATACAAGGGCTAAAATTAAAAAATATTAGCGTCGCAAAGCCGTTTTTTATTAAGCGAGGGCGTGTATGGGTGCAAGACGAAGTAGCTGCAATTGTTAATTGTGACCTTGTTATTTCATTGATTGGTGAAAGGCCAGGTCTAAATACAGATGAAAGCTTGAGTGCATACATGATTTATCGACCTACTGAAAAAACAGTTGAAGCCGATCGGACGGTAATTTCAAATATTCATAAAGAAGGACTGACTTCGCTTGAAGCTGGTGCCTACCTATCTGATTTAATCGAACAAATGCTTCTTGCTAAGTGTACAGGAGTTTCTTTTGCTCAACAAAGGAGTTTCAACATGTAA
- a CDS encoding ANTAR domain-containing response regulator has product MKKRILIAEDEPIIRLDLKMMLRNHGYEVVGEAGDGDRAIELAFNLKPDLVLMDIEMPKLNGLKASEVIGRQVDVPVLLITAYSQKEFVEKSRQDNIMGYLVKPVSEASLIPAVIIALQQAKRTQTLKKSLQLTEQQIQKRKMIEREKGNSIK; this is encoded by the coding sequence ATGAAAAAACGGATTTTGATTGCTGAAGACGAACCGATTATCAGACTGGACTTAAAAATGATGCTTCGGAATCACGGTTATGAGGTAGTCGGAGAAGCAGGAGATGGGGATCGAGCGATTGAACTCGCTTTTAATTTAAAACCAGATCTTGTGTTAATGGATATTGAAATGCCAAAACTAAATGGTTTAAAAGCAAGTGAGGTTATTGGTCGTCAGGTGGATGTACCAGTGCTGTTAATTACTGCCTACAGTCAAAAAGAATTTGTAGAAAAGTCTAGGCAAGATAATATTATGGGTTATCTAGTTAAACCAGTTTCTGAGGCTAGCTTAATTCCAGCAGTTATTATTGCACTTCAACAAGCTAAGAGGACGCAGACGCTAAAAAAATCTTTACAACTCACAGAACAACAAATTCAAAAACGAAAGATGATTGAGCGAGAAAAAGGCAACTCGATAAAGTAA
- a CDS encoding YfcC family protein: MIKVPHTYAIIFIVILIAAIGTYVIPAGKYDKEEVGGKQYVVDGSYHSVEQNPVGFFELFTSIPAGMQAGSQIIFYIFLLGGAFGIIKTTGAIDAGINAVVSKLKTKDKFLIPLIMIIFSILGFTTGTSEENIIFVPIGIGIAIALGYDAIVGTAMITLGAASGFIGGMLNPFTVGVAQGIAEIPIFSGFLFRSCVYVFILAAAIFYVMRYAAKVKADPKASVLYGEKIDRTVRTDDNKIPEFTWNRKLVLVILFGGIGVNMYGVIKQDWFLNELAASFMIIGFLAGIVGKLGVNNTFAAFVEGMKLVAFGALIVGFARTILVVMDNGAIIDSVVYGLSHVISQLPPVFGVIGMFIAQTFTNFFIPSGSGQAATTMPIMVPLADILGMPRQLAVLAFQYGDAISNSIIPTSAALMGYLGIAGIPYDKWVKFIWKLILIWMVIALIGLIIAFYIGVQ, translated from the coding sequence ATGATAAAAGTACCGCATACATATGCAATTATTTTTATAGTAATACTTATTGCTGCAATCGGAACTTATGTTATTCCAGCTGGTAAATATGACAAAGAAGAGGTTGGCGGTAAGCAATATGTTGTGGATGGTAGTTACCATTCAGTAGAACAGAATCCAGTCGGATTTTTCGAATTATTTACTTCGATTCCTGCAGGGATGCAAGCTGGATCACAAATCATTTTCTACATTTTTTTACTTGGTGGAGCATTTGGCATCATCAAAACAACAGGGGCAATTGATGCAGGGATTAATGCCGTTGTCTCAAAATTAAAAACGAAAGATAAATTTCTCATTCCGTTAATTATGATCATCTTCTCAATTCTTGGTTTTACGACAGGGACATCAGAAGAGAATATTATTTTCGTCCCAATTGGAATTGGTATCGCCATTGCACTTGGCTATGATGCCATCGTTGGTACAGCAATGATTACGCTAGGGGCAGCAAGTGGATTTATCGGAGGTATGTTAAACCCATTTACAGTAGGAGTTGCACAAGGGATTGCAGAAATTCCAATCTTCTCAGGATTCTTATTCCGTTCTTGTGTTTATGTCTTTATTTTAGCAGCAGCAATTTTCTACGTAATGCGATATGCCGCAAAAGTAAAAGCTGATCCAAAAGCTTCTGTGCTATATGGAGAAAAAATCGATCGTACTGTACGTACAGATGATAACAAAATTCCTGAATTCACTTGGAATCGTAAACTTGTTTTAGTTATTCTTTTCGGTGGAATTGGCGTTAATATGTACGGAGTAATAAAACAAGATTGGTTTTTAAATGAATTAGCCGCATCATTTATGATTATTGGATTCTTAGCAGGGATCGTTGGTAAATTAGGTGTTAATAATACATTCGCTGCTTTTGTTGAAGGGATGAAACTTGTTGCATTTGGTGCATTAATTGTAGGTTTCGCTCGTACAATTTTAGTTGTAATGGACAACGGGGCAATCATTGATTCTGTCGTTTATGGGTTATCACATGTTATTAGCCAATTGCCACCTGTATTTGGTGTCATTGGAATGTTTATTGCACAAACATTTACTAACTTCTTTATTCCATCTGGAAGTGGACAAGCTGCGACAACGATGCCAATCATGGTTCCATTGGCGGATATTCTCGGTATGCCACGTCAATTAGCCGTTCTTGCCTTCCAATATGGTGATGCAATTAGTAACTCAATTATTCCTACTTCAGCAGCGCTTATGGGCTACCTTGGTATTGCAGGTATTCCATATGACAAATGGGTCAAATTCATTTGGAAATTAATTTTGATTTGGATGGTTATTGCTTTAATTGGTTTAATTATTGCTTTTTATATCGGTGTACAATAA
- a CDS encoding TIGR03943 family putative permease subunit, producing MKFHFQQAVRAIILLAFFAMIFNLHWTEEITKFINPKYENLSKTVAILFLLLFFVQVTRIFSFSTKKQHCYSTEHACCTQHDHGDSPINKKKVFSYLVIITPLLTGFFMPAKVLDASIADKKGASLILTKQSKTSKIEDYITSNKTVNENIYDEHAQDPMLMEERQEMPKKEYELLKQQLSQNQTIKMTDKDYTIYYEDINKDLSKYLGKKIQLKGFVLNEDSFPQNQLVISRFLITHCIADASIVGFLAELPENHTLVNDTWIEVIGTIDITTYNGESLPVIKVDNWVKIEEPEKPYLYPIDILISF from the coding sequence ATGAAATTTCACTTCCAACAAGCAGTAAGAGCTATCATTTTATTAGCTTTTTTTGCCATGATTTTCAACCTACATTGGACTGAAGAAATAACAAAATTCATTAATCCAAAATACGAAAATTTAAGTAAAACAGTTGCTATTTTATTCCTACTTTTATTTTTTGTTCAAGTGACAAGAATTTTTTCTTTTTCAACTAAAAAACAACATTGTTACAGTACTGAACACGCTTGTTGTACTCAACACGATCACGGAGATTCACCAATTAATAAAAAAAAGGTATTTTCTTATCTAGTTATCATTACTCCATTACTTACGGGTTTCTTTATGCCTGCGAAGGTACTGGACGCTTCTATAGCTGACAAAAAAGGAGCCTCTTTGATTCTTACTAAACAATCCAAAACATCTAAAATAGAAGACTATATCACTTCAAATAAAACCGTTAACGAAAATATATATGACGAACATGCTCAAGATCCAATGTTGATGGAGGAAAGGCAGGAGATGCCTAAAAAAGAATACGAGCTTTTAAAGCAACAGCTCTCACAAAATCAAACTATTAAAATGACAGATAAGGATTACACTATTTATTATGAGGATATTAATAAAGATTTATCAAAATATCTAGGAAAAAAGATACAATTGAAAGGTTTTGTTTTAAATGAAGATAGCTTTCCTCAGAATCAATTGGTCATTTCAAGATTTCTCATTACGCACTGTATTGCTGACGCAAGTATAGTAGGCTTTCTAGCAGAATTACCAGAAAACCATACTCTAGTTAATGATACATGGATTGAAGTAATTGGAACAATCGATATTACAACATACAATGGAGAAAGCTTACCCGTTATTAAAGTGGATAATTGGGTGAAAATAGAAGAACCTGAAAAACCTTATCTATATCCAATTGATATTCTCATAAGCTTTTAA